The sequence GAAGCTGCAAGAGTGATTCTGCAGGTTCAGCCCTCACCCTAACCCTCTCCCAGAGGGAGAGGGGACTGACCGAGGTGTTCTTTCGCTATACGCCGACCTGATCCATCGTGTCGAACACAAATTCTGAAAGCACTACAAATCGGCTCCCTCTCCCTCGGGAGAGGGCTGGGGTGAGGGGCCGCGATTTCAGCGCCACAAAAAAAGCCCCGCCTGATCACTCAGACGGGGCTTTTGCGTTACAGCCTGAAGCTTAGTTCGAGCTGACTGCCGAACGTGGCATCACTGGCTGGTTGTCGTTGGAAATGGTCACTTCCACACGACGGTTCATCGCACGGCCGGAAACACTGCCGTTCTCGGCAACCGGGTATTCCTTGCCATAGCCTTGGGTGACGATACGCGCTGGATCAACGCCCATTTTCACCAGCGCGGTGCGCACGGAGTTGGCGCGACGCTCGGACAGCGACTGATTGTGGCTGGCAGTACCGGTGCTGTCGGTGTAGCCCTCGACGATCACTTTGCGATCCGGGTTTTCCTGGAGGAATTGCGCCAGTTTGTTGATGTTCACCAGACCGCTGGATTTCAGGTCGGCACGGTCAGTGGCGAACAGCACGTCACCGAAAGTCACCAGCGTACCGCGATCGGTCTGCTTGGCGTTCAGGCTGTCCTGCAGCTGTTTGATCTGCTGATCACGCGCATCCAGACGCGCCTGGGCACGTTGGGCAGCGGCGTTCTTCAGGTTGTTTTCCGCAGTGCGCAGGGCGATGGTCTGCTTGGCCACTTCCACGCGCTGGTTGGTCAGGTAGGCCAGTTGGTCAACCTTGGCCGCATCTTGCTTGTCCAGATAAGCCTTGTCGGCCTTGTCCAGGTAATCGCTGGCGTCTTTGGTTTCCAGCGCCGCGACTTTGCTCGCCTGTGGGTTGGCTTGCAGGCCGGCGTAGTTGGTGCGCGCCTGTTCCAGGTTCGGGTTCGGCGGGGTAGAGCAGGCAGCCAGAGCGACGCTTGCGGCCAAAAGAGCTGGGATCATCAGTTGCTTACGCATAATTTTCGTCCTTTCTATCGATAAAAGTTTCAGCGTTGCTATCGGGATGCGCGCTTACTGCACAGTGCGCTGACTTTCCTGACGCAGTTCCTGAACACCTTTCTGGGAATCCTTCACGGCTTGTTCGGCCTTGGCTGCCTGAGCCTTGCGTTCGGCGACGCGAGCGTCCCACTCGGCTTGCTCGGACAGGGTGCGAGCCTCGTCATACTTCTTGTCGTGCATGGCGATTTCGGCTTGCTTCAGCTTGTCCTGCGCCTGCTTCATCTCAACCGCAGCGAACTCGGTACCGCCGGCGCTGACTGCGCTGTTCACGGCCGATTGGGTCACGGCGTATTGCTCGGTCGGTGGGTTACCGGCGCAACCGGCCAGTACGAAGCTGGTGCCGATCGCCAGAGCAGCCAGTTTCAGACCGCGCAGGTGGGTAAACGAGGTTTGGTTTTTCATGGTCTTCAACTCCATTAGGCATCTCCTGAATACATCTGAATCCATCCTGGTCGAGGAGCCGCAAGCGACGTGTGAAAGCGCGTTTTTGAAACGCTCGTTCCAGGCGTGGTTACAGGTTCCGACCGGCGGGATTTTTCAAAAGTTCAGAAAAGATGGCCTATCGCCAAAAAATATTTTGACCGAATGGACAAGGCTCTAAAGCGGGAACTTTGGCGGCAGAGAGTGGTACGCGCGGGGTTTCAAGACGCCGAAAGCACATCGATTTTCAGCTTGAAATACCATCCCTGTAGGAGTGAGCCTGCTCGCGATGGCGTTGTATCAGACAACAAAAATGTTGAATGAAAAACTGCTATCGCGAGCAGGCTCACTCCTAGAGTTTGATCTAGGTTGTGTCAGTGTTTTTGCTTGCCGGCAGCCGCCGAGAGGTCATGCAAATGCCGGCGCGACAACGCCAGAAACCGCGGCGTCGGCCCAACATCCTCATACAACGGATCACCTTCCTCGTCCGTCGCCACCACCGTCGAGCCTTTCACGTACGGCAGGCTCGCTTCAAACTCTTCAAGGGCTGCGCCAATCAGTTCGCCGAGCAGCTCTTCGGCATGCCGTTTGGGGTACATCTCGGCAATCGCTGCCAGTCGCGCAGCCGCTTCAACGTCCAGGTGAATCGTGTAGCCAGTGTCGGTCAGGCGACCTTTGGCGTTTTCTTCCCAATGCTGGGCGAGTTCACGAATTTTCATGATGACCTCATTTCGCGCCTGCTCATGGCAGGCCTGGGTGTGTGTCCGGCAGCGCCGGCGGCAAGCCGTTGTACGGCTTACTGTTGAGACTAGCTTTCGCCCACAAGGTTTAACGTCCCTTCGTCGGCTGCTTGTAAGAAGCGGCGTAGAGCGGCACTCTCTAGGTCATGCACTCGTTTCTAAGCCGTCCGGATTACTGCTGGGGAATTGCTGATGACCGATATTGATGCACGCTTGCGCGAAGACGTTCACCTGCTCGGAGAGCTGTTGGGCAACACCATTCGAGACCAGTACGGCGAGGCCTTCCTCGACAAGATCGAGCAGATTCGCAAGGGCGCCAAGGCCGATCGCCGGGGCTCGATGGATGCTGAACTGAGCGCCAGCCTCAATCAATTGAGCGAAGACGAATTGCTCCCGGTGGCGCGGGCGTTCAACCAGTTTCTCAATCTGGCGAACATCGCCGAGCAATATCAGTTGATCCATCGCCGCGAAGAATCGCAGCCGGCGCCGTTCGAATCCCGTGTGCTGCCGGAATTGCTCGCGCGTTTGCGCAATGAAGGCCACAGCGCCGAATCCCTGGCGAGGCAATTGTCGCGACTGGAAATTGAATTGGTGCTGACCGCGCACCCGACCGAAGTGGCGCGGCGCACGCTGATCCAGAAGTACGACGCGATCGCCGGGCAACTCGCTGCGCAGGATCATCGCGACCTGACCAGCGCCGAACGCGAACAGATTCAAAACACCCTGCAACGGCTGATTGCCGAAGCCTGGCACACCGAAGAAATCCGCCGCACGCGCCCGACGCCGGTCGACGAAGCCAAGTGGGGCTTCGCGGTGATCGAGCATTCGCTGTGGCAGGCGATCCCCAACCATATGCGCAAGGCCGACAAGGCCTTGCATGAAGCGACCGGCCTGCGTCTGCCACTGGAAGCGGCGCCGATTCGCTTCGCTTCGTGGATGGGCGGCGACCGTGATGGCAACCCCAACGTCACCGCCGCGGTGACTCGCGAAGTGCTACTGCTGGCGCGCTGGATGGCCGCCGATTTGTACCTGCGCGATGTCGATCATCTTGCGGCTGAACTGTCGATGCAGCAGGCCAGCGATGCCCTCAAAGCCAAGGCTGGCGACAGCGCCGAACCGTATCGTGCGGTGCTCAAACAACTGCGCGAACGCCTGCGCGCGACGCGCAACTGGGCACACGCCGCGCTGACCGCACCGACGCCAGCGCCGTCTGATGTGCTGAGCAACAACCGTGATCTGCTCGATCCGCTGGAGCTGTGCTTCAACTCGCTGCACGAGTGTGGCATGGGTGTGATCGCCGATGGCCCGCTGCTTGATTGCCTGCGTCGTGCGGTGACTTTTGGCCTGTTCCTTGTACGCCTCGATGTGCGGCAGGATTCCTCGCGGCACAGCTCGGCAATGACCGAAATCACTGATTACCTCGGCCTCGGTCGTTATGAAGACTGGGACGAAGAGCAGCGCATCGCTTTCCTCACCCGCGAACTGAGCAACCGTCGGCCATTGCTGCCGGCGCACTTCAAGCCTTCTGCTGATACCGCTGAAGTACTCGACACCTGCAAGGAAATCGCCGCCGCACCGGGCGCTTCGCTCGGCTCCTACGTGATCTCCATGGCCGGCGCTGCTTCCGATGTGCTTGCCGTGCAACTGCTGCTCAAAGAGTCCGGCGTGCTACGGCCGATGCGCGTAGTGCCGCTGTTCGAAACCCTCGCCGACCTCGACAACGCCGGGCCGGTGATGGAGCGCTTGTTGCTGCTGCCGGGCTACCGTGCACGGCTGCAAGGTCCGCAGGAAGTGATGATCGGCTATTCCGACTCGGCCAAGGACGCTGGCACCACGGCGGCGGCCTGGGCGCAATATCGTGCGCAGGAACGCTTGGTGGAAATCTGCCGCGAGCAGCAAGTCGAATTGTTGTTGTTCCATGGTCGCGGCGGCACCGTGGGGCGTGGCGGTGGCCCGGCGCACGCGGCGATTCTGTCGCAGCCGCCGGGATCGGTGGCGGGGCGTTTCCGCACCACCGAGCAGGGCGAAATGATTCGATTCAAATTCGGCCTGCCAGATATCGCCGAGCAAAACCTCAATCTGTACCTGGCGGCGGTGCTTGAAGCGACTTTGCTGCCGCCACCACCGCCGACACCGGAATGGCGCCATCTGATGGATGAATTGGCGGCGGACGGTGTCAGCGCTTATCGCCAGGTGGTGCGGGAAAACCCGCAATTCGTCGAGTACTTCCGCCAGTCCACGCCGGAGCAGGAACTGGGGCGTTTACCGCTCGGTAGTCGCCCGGCCAAGCGTCGCGCGGGCGGCATAGAAAGTCTGCGAGCGATCCCGTGGATTTTTGGCTGGACGCAAACGCGGTTGATGCTGCCAGCGTGGCTGGGTTGGGAGTCGGCGCTGAGCAAAGCACTGGAGCGCGGCGAAGGCGAATTGCTCGGGCAGATGCGTGAACAATGGCCGTTCTTCCGCACTCGTATCGACATGCTCGAAATGGTCTTGGCCAAGGCTGATGCGGATATCGCATTGTCCTACGATCAGCGTCTGGTCGAGCCGGACTTGCTGCCGTTGGGCGCGCAGTTACGCGACCTATTGTCGCAGGCGTGTGCGGTGGTGCTCGGCCTGACTGGCCAGTCGCAGCTGCTGGCACATAGCCCTGACACCCTCGAATTCATCCGTTTGCGCAACACCTACCTCGACCCGCTGCATCTATTGCAGGCCGAATTGCTGGCCCGTTCGCGGCAACAGGAGGTCGAGCAGGGCAGCCCGGTGGAACAGGCGTTGCTGGTGTCTGTGGCGGGGATTGCCGCCGGTTTGCGAAATACCGGCTAACGTTTTTGTCGTGGCGTGCGGCATCGGCAACAAACGTCGGATGCCGCTTTGCCTCACGGCGCAAAGTGCCGCTAGGCGACAGTTAATGATGGGGTTGCGACTTGGGTTACCGCGTCGCAAGGTCGCGGGGGGCTTCGGTTTCTCCGACTTTTGGCGTCTTGTGTGGGCGCAGCCTGCTGTGTATCTTGATCAGCCTTTGGCCGTTTGTGCGGCCACGACCCGTATTTTCAGGATTCGTCCCAAGCGGCGAATCCTTTGTTTTGTAAAAGCTTTTTATAAAAAAATTGAGGAGCACATCTAATGCGCGTCATTCTGCTGGGAGCTCCCGGGGCCGGTAAAGGTACTCAGGCTAAGTTCATCACCGAAAAATTCGGCATTCCACAAATTTCCACCGGCGACATGCTGCGTGCAGCGGTCAAGGCCGGTACTCCACTGGGCGTGCAAGCCAAGAGCATCATGGATGCCGGCGGTCTGGTGTCGGATGACCTGATCATCGCACTGGTTCAGGACCGTATCGCTCAGCCTGACTGCGCCAACGGCTTTCTGTTCGACGGCTTCCCGCGCACCATTCCGCAGGCTGAAGCCCTGGTGACTGCCGGTGTTGAGCTGGATGCCGTGGTTGAAATCGCTGTTGAAGACGAAGAAATCGTTCAACGCATCGCCGGTCGTCGTGTTCACGAAGCCAGCGGCCGCGTTTACCACATCGTCTACAACCCGCCGAAAATTGCGGGCAAAGACGACATCACCGGCGAAGAGCTGGTACAGCGCAAGGACGACACCGAAGAAACCGTGCGTCATCGCCTGTCGGTCTACCATTCGCAGACCAAGCCGCTGGTGGAGTTCTATCAGAACCTGTCCGCGAAAAACGCTGGCAAGCCGAAGTACAGCCACATCCCGGGCGTTGGTTCGGTCGATGCGATCACCGCCAAGGTGCTGGCCGCGCTGAGCTGAAAAGTCTGAACCGCAGCATCATCCACGGCCCGCTTGCGGGCCGTAGTTGTTTATACTGACGCACTTTTTCCCACCCCTGTTTTGGAAACATCGATGAGCACCTTGCTGGCCCTGGACACCGCGACTGAAGCTTGCTCCGTTGCTTTGCTGCATGACGGCAAGGTCACGAGCCATTACGAGGTGATCCCGCGGCTGCACGCGCAGAAGCTGCTGCCGATGATTCAGCAACTGCTGGCCGGCGCCGGCACCACGTTGCAAGCGGTCGATGCGATTGCCTTCGGTCGCGGGCCGGGTGCATTCACCGGGGTGCGGATTGCCATTGGTGTGGTGCAAGGTTTGGCGTTTGCGCTGGATCGTCCGGTGTTGCCGGTGTCCAACCTTGCCGTATTGGCCCAGCGCGCGTTGCGTGAGTACGGTGTGAGCCAGGTTGCGGCGGCCATCGATGCGCGGATGGATGAAGTGTATTGGGGCTGCTACCGCGAGACGGCAGGGGAGATGCGTCTGGTGGGCGCCGAAGCGGTGCTGCCGCCGGAAGTCGCGGCGCTGCCGGCCGATGCCAGTGGCGAGTGGTTCGGTGCCGGCACCGGTTGGGGTTATGCCGAGCGGATCGCGGTCAATCTGAGCGGCTCGGATGCAGGCATGTTGCCCCACGCCGAGGATCTGCTGACTCTGGCGCGCTTCGCTTGGGAGCGTGGCGAATCGATTCCGGCGGATGACGCGCAACCGGTTTACCTGCGCGATAAAGTCGCCACCCCGAAAGCCCGCTAACTCCTAAAAGATCGCAGCCTTCGGCAGCTCCTACATGTGTACCTCTGCAGGAGCTGCCGAAGGCTGCGATCTTTTGATCTTCTGAAGCCAATCGTCAGTTTCTAACCCCTCGCTTTAAACCTTTTGCGCTTTATGTGTTCTAGTTATCACTCGGCGATTTGCTAAGTCGGTCAGGTGCCGCTAAATTGCCATCATCGATACCGAGCATGAAATTATGCGTATAGACGGCCTTTCCTCTCAGTCCTACCCCATCAAGCGCAAGCCTCGTAAAGGCAATGCGGCGCTGGATGAGTCCGTCGACGATATCGACGGCGAGCTGGAATTTCCGACTGAAGAGCAAATGGCTGCCCGCGCTGCTGCCAAAGCCGCCGCGCAACGCCTGAGCAATCTGCCCGCCCGTCAACAAGACATGATTTACCACCGTGCGATGAAAAAGAGCGTAGCCATGGCCCTGGCCAGCTACCTGAGCACCGCCGGGTTTGTCGATTGGGATGCAGACGTGCTGGGCCTCGATCTGTACATCTGATGGATCTGCCTTACTACCTCGGTTGCCCGTCCTGGAGCGAAAATGCCTGGCGCGAGTATCTGTACCCGGTAGACGCCAAAACCGCCGATTTCCTCGGTCTCTATTCGCAAGTGTTCAACGCCGTTGAAGGCAACACGACCTTCTACGCTAGCCCGTCGCCGGCCACCGTGCAGCGTTGGGCCGAGGTGATGCCCGAACACTTTCGCTTCACCGCCAAATTTCCCGGCGACATCAGCCACAGCGGTGATCTGCGCGAGCAACTGACCGCCGCCGATACCTTCCTGCAATTACTCAAACCCCTCGGCCAGCGTGTCTCGCCGCTGTGGTTGCAACTGTCGAAAAGCTTTACGCCGCATCGCCTGCCGGAACTGGCAGCGTTCATCGATGCGCTGGATTGCCCGTTGGCGGTGGAAGTGCGGCATGAACAGTTCTTCGCCAAGGGCGAGAGCGAACGCCTGCTGAATCGCCTGCTGCTGGATCGTGGTGTCGAGCGCATTTGCCTTGATCCGCGTGCGCTGTTCAGCTGCCTGTCGACCGAGTCTTCGGTGATTCACGCGCAATCGAAAAAGCCGCGAGTGCCGACACGCCCGGCGGCATTTACGCAATTTCCGCAGGTGCGCTTCATTGGCCATCCAGAGCTTGAGGCCAACGACCCGTTTCTGCTGCCGTGGGTGGCTAAAATCGCCGAGTGGATCGAAGAGGGGCGCACGCCGTACATCTTCCTGCACACCGCCGACAACCTGTTGGCGGCAAAACTGGCGCAACGTTTTCACACGCAACTGATGCAACGTTTGCCTGGCCTGCCAGCGCTGCCTGAGCTATACAGAGAACCCGCCGCCGAGCAACTTGACCTGCTCTGAGGCGGATTTTTATCCTGCCAGGGAGCCTGCCGATGGACGCCTCAGCCCTTCAAGAACAAACCCGTAAAGCCCACGCCTTCAAAGTCCTGCATGAGCGTCCGGGGATTTTTGTCATTCCCAATCCGTGGGATGCAGGTTCGGCGAAAATGCTCGCCAGCCTGGGGTATCAGGCCTTGGCGACCACCAGCGCCGGGTATGCGTTTTCCCAAGGCAAGGCTGACGGTGCCTTGAGCCTTGATGAGACCTTGGCCAATGTCCGCGCAATCGTCGCCGCGACGGATCTGCCGGTGGCGGTGGATCTGGAAAACGGTTTTTCCGATGACCCGGCCGAAGCCGCGAAAAGCCTGCTTCGCGCAGCCGAGGCGGGCGCGGTGGGTGGCTCGATCGAAGACGCCACAGGCCGCGCGGATGCGCCGATCTATTGTTTCGAACACGCCGTGGCGCGCATCGAAGCCGCTGTTGCTGCGGTGCGCACGCTACCATTTCCCTTCATTCTCACCGCGCGTGCGGAAAACTATCTGCACGGTAATCCCGACATCAACGACACCATCCGCCGCTTGCAGGCCTTCGCCGAAGCAGGCGCCGACGTGCTGTACGCGCCAGGTTTGCGCAACGCCGAAGAAGTGCTGGCGGTGGTGCGCGCGGTGGCGCCGAAACCAGTCAACGTGCTGATGTCTGGCGGCTTGAAACTGACCGTGCAGGAGCTGGAGGAAATGGGCGTGCGCCGCATCAGTACCGGTTCGGCGCTGGCGTTGGCGGCGTTCGGCGAATTTTTTCGCGCCGCTGAAGAGATCCAGCAATCGGGCACGTTCGGCTTTACCTCGCAGTCGATGCCGTACGCCAAGGCCAATCAGTTCTTCAAGGGTTGAGCATGGGGCGATGGATTGCGCTAAGCGTCCTGTTGATCATCGGCGGCGCGTTGATCAGTGTCTGGCGCGGTTGGCTGGACGTGCCGCCAGAATGGAATCCATGGGCGCCGCTGGATGTGCAAGCCGCGCCCAACTGGCTGACCGGTTACAAGCTGATGCGCTTGCGCAGTGATCCTGAGCTCTGCGCCCAGGCGTTAAGCAGTTCCGATCTGCGCGTCACACGTCAATCCGA comes from Pseudomonas sp. RU47 and encodes:
- a CDS encoding OmpA family protein — its product is MRKQLMIPALLAASVALAACSTPPNPNLEQARTNYAGLQANPQASKVAALETKDASDYLDKADKAYLDKQDAAKVDQLAYLTNQRVEVAKQTIALRTAENNLKNAAAQRAQARLDARDQQIKQLQDSLNAKQTDRGTLVTFGDVLFATDRADLKSSGLVNINKLAQFLQENPDRKVIVEGYTDSTGTASHNQSLSERRANSVRTALVKMGVDPARIVTQGYGKEYPVAENGSVSGRAMNRRVEVTISNDNQPVMPRSAVSSN
- a CDS encoding DUF4398 domain-containing protein, whose amino-acid sequence is MELKTMKNQTSFTHLRGLKLAALAIGTSFVLAGCAGNPPTEQYAVTQSAVNSAVSAGGTEFAAVEMKQAQDKLKQAEIAMHDKKYDEARTLSEQAEWDARVAERKAQAAKAEQAVKDSQKGVQELRQESQRTVQ
- the ppc gene encoding phosphoenolpyruvate carboxylase; amino-acid sequence: MTDIDARLREDVHLLGELLGNTIRDQYGEAFLDKIEQIRKGAKADRRGSMDAELSASLNQLSEDELLPVARAFNQFLNLANIAEQYQLIHRREESQPAPFESRVLPELLARLRNEGHSAESLARQLSRLEIELVLTAHPTEVARRTLIQKYDAIAGQLAAQDHRDLTSAEREQIQNTLQRLIAEAWHTEEIRRTRPTPVDEAKWGFAVIEHSLWQAIPNHMRKADKALHEATGLRLPLEAAPIRFASWMGGDRDGNPNVTAAVTREVLLLARWMAADLYLRDVDHLAAELSMQQASDALKAKAGDSAEPYRAVLKQLRERLRATRNWAHAALTAPTPAPSDVLSNNRDLLDPLELCFNSLHECGMGVIADGPLLDCLRRAVTFGLFLVRLDVRQDSSRHSSAMTEITDYLGLGRYEDWDEEQRIAFLTRELSNRRPLLPAHFKPSADTAEVLDTCKEIAAAPGASLGSYVISMAGAASDVLAVQLLLKESGVLRPMRVVPLFETLADLDNAGPVMERLLLLPGYRARLQGPQEVMIGYSDSAKDAGTTAAAWAQYRAQERLVEICREQQVELLLFHGRGGTVGRGGGPAHAAILSQPPGSVAGRFRTTEQGEMIRFKFGLPDIAEQNLNLYLAAVLEATLLPPPPPTPEWRHLMDELAADGVSAYRQVVRENPQFVEYFRQSTPEQELGRLPLGSRPAKRRAGGIESLRAIPWIFGWTQTRLMLPAWLGWESALSKALERGEGELLGQMREQWPFFRTRIDMLEMVLAKADADIALSYDQRLVEPDLLPLGAQLRDLLSQACAVVLGLTGQSQLLAHSPDTLEFIRLRNTYLDPLHLLQAELLARSRQQEVEQGSPVEQALLVSVAGIAAGLRNTG
- the adk gene encoding adenylate kinase translates to MRVILLGAPGAGKGTQAKFITEKFGIPQISTGDMLRAAVKAGTPLGVQAKSIMDAGGLVSDDLIIALVQDRIAQPDCANGFLFDGFPRTIPQAEALVTAGVELDAVVEIAVEDEEIVQRIAGRRVHEASGRVYHIVYNPPKIAGKDDITGEELVQRKDDTEETVRHRLSVYHSQTKPLVEFYQNLSAKNAGKPKYSHIPGVGSVDAITAKVLAALS
- the tsaB gene encoding tRNA (adenosine(37)-N6)-threonylcarbamoyltransferase complex dimerization subunit type 1 TsaB, which gives rise to MSTLLALDTATEACSVALLHDGKVTSHYEVIPRLHAQKLLPMIQQLLAGAGTTLQAVDAIAFGRGPGAFTGVRIAIGVVQGLAFALDRPVLPVSNLAVLAQRALREYGVSQVAAAIDARMDEVYWGCYRETAGEMRLVGAEAVLPPEVAALPADASGEWFGAGTGWGYAERIAVNLSGSDAGMLPHAEDLLTLARFAWERGESIPADDAQPVYLRDKVATPKAR
- a CDS encoding DUF72 domain-containing protein; the encoded protein is MDLPYYLGCPSWSENAWREYLYPVDAKTADFLGLYSQVFNAVEGNTTFYASPSPATVQRWAEVMPEHFRFTAKFPGDISHSGDLREQLTAADTFLQLLKPLGQRVSPLWLQLSKSFTPHRLPELAAFIDALDCPLAVEVRHEQFFAKGESERLLNRLLLDRGVERICLDPRALFSCLSTESSVIHAQSKKPRVPTRPAAFTQFPQVRFIGHPELEANDPFLLPWVAKIAEWIEEGRTPYIFLHTADNLLAAKLAQRFHTQLMQRLPGLPALPELYREPAAEQLDLL
- a CDS encoding isocitrate lyase/PEP mutase family protein — its product is MDASALQEQTRKAHAFKVLHERPGIFVIPNPWDAGSAKMLASLGYQALATTSAGYAFSQGKADGALSLDETLANVRAIVAATDLPVAVDLENGFSDDPAEAAKSLLRAAEAGAVGGSIEDATGRADAPIYCFEHAVARIEAAVAAVRTLPFPFILTARAENYLHGNPDINDTIRRLQAFAEAGADVLYAPGLRNAEEVLAVVRAVAPKPVNVLMSGGLKLTVQELEEMGVRRISTGSALALAAFGEFFRAAEEIQQSGTFGFTSQSMPYAKANQFFKG